The following proteins are co-located in the Deinococcus aquaedulcis genome:
- a CDS encoding DUF1648 domain-containing protein yields MRPLLSLLPFALSFALAAWALPQQPERVPVHWGVNGQPDRWGSPAEGLFLLPALLLGAALLTFLTEKAAEGRSNAGVLGNLRLGLGLLALLQTAHYALGWDALRTVLVGVGVLFLLIGNVMGRTAPSAFVGLRTPWVYLSRRAWHASQRRSGVWFAAFGGLLVLSGLLVPAAWLMPWVMPVGMVGGVLVLVAYLTWASWHDWKTDPDPQPIRL; encoded by the coding sequence ATGCGCCCCCTGCTCTCCCTACTTCCATTTGCCCTGAGTTTCGCCCTTGCCGCCTGGGCCCTGCCTCAGCAACCGGAGCGCGTGCCCGTGCACTGGGGGGTGAATGGCCAGCCGGACCGCTGGGGCAGTCCGGCCGAGGGTCTGTTTCTGCTGCCAGCCCTGCTGCTGGGCGCCGCCCTGCTGACCTTCCTGACCGAAAAAGCCGCCGAGGGCCGCAGCAACGCGGGCGTGCTGGGCAATCTGCGGCTGGGCCTGGGGCTGCTGGCCCTGCTGCAAACGGCCCACTACGCCCTGGGCTGGGACGCCCTGCGCACAGTGCTGGTGGGGGTGGGAGTGCTGTTCTTGCTCATCGGGAACGTCATGGGCCGCACGGCGCCCAGCGCCTTCGTGGGCCTGCGCACCCCCTGGGTGTACCTGAGCCGCCGAGCATGGCACGCCTCGCAGCGCCGCAGTGGGGTATGGTTTGCCGCTTTTGGCGGGCTGCTGGTGCTCTCGGGCCTGCTGGTGCCCGCCGCGTGGCTGATGCCCTGGGTGATGCCAGTGGGAATGGTAGGCGGCGTGCTGGTGCTGGTGGCGTACCTGACCTGGGCCTCATGGCACGACTGGAAAACTGACCCCGACCCGCAGCCCATTCGCCTGTAA
- a CDS encoding autorepressor SdpR family transcription factor, translating to MNDVFKALADPTRREILAVLREGEQTAGQLAERFPLSKSTLSGHFSVLKAADLVVSEKRGTTIIYRLNTTVFQDVLSHLFGLFGPTPAPTKETP from the coding sequence ATGAACGACGTCTTTAAAGCCCTGGCCGACCCCACCCGCCGCGAAATTCTGGCGGTGCTGCGCGAAGGCGAGCAGACAGCCGGCCAGCTGGCCGAACGCTTTCCCCTCAGCAAAAGCACCCTCAGCGGGCACTTCAGCGTGCTTAAGGCCGCCGATCTGGTGGTCAGTGAAAAACGCGGCACCACCATCATCTACCGCCTGAACACCACCGTTTTTCAGGATGTGCTGAGCCACCTGTTTGGCCTGTTTGGGCCGACCCCCGCCCCCACCAAGGAGACCCCCTGA